The sequence below is a genomic window from Dehalococcoidia bacterium.
TATCTGGTAATTTACCTCTGTGCGGCGCAGGAATTCGAGGGCACTGACGTTGTGTCCCACCGGGGGCAACCCGCAAGCCTGCACTTGATCGACAAGCTTTTCGGCAACCAGATAAGTTTTTGAAAGGCGCTCCAGGTCGGCAGCGATGGCATTGCGTTTGGCCTCTACCGCCTCGTAACGTGCTCTATCGATAAGCCCCAACTCGTAACCGATGGGAGAGAGACGCAAATCGGCATTATCGTGGCGCAGCAGCAGCCGATGCTCTGCCCTCGAAGTGAGCAGCCGGTAAGGCTCCGTCAACTCTTTGGTCACCAGATCATCGATCATCACCCCGATATACGCCTGATCCCGCCGGATTATCAGAGGCGGTCTTCCCTTCAATTTGAGAGCAGCATTTATACCGGCGATCAAACCTTGCCCCGCCGCTTCCTCATAGCCGGTGGTGCCGTTGATCTGACCGGCGAAAAACAGGCCTTCAATTTGCTTGGTCTCCAGAGTGCTGAGAATCTGGCTTGGCGGCGCAAAGTCGTATTCGATGGCATAGCCAAAGCGAATCATTTCGGCATGTTCCAGCGCCGGAATGGAGTGAATCATGGCCAGTTGCACATCCTCCGGAAGGCTGGTGCTCCCACCCTGCATATAGACCTCACCCGTCTCCCATCCCTCAGGTTCGAGGAATACGGGATGAGAGGACTTATCGGGGAACTTCATAATCTTGTCCTCGATGGAAGGACATGTTCGAGGGCCGGTGCCCTTTATGCTTCCGTTGAACAGCGGCGCACGATGGATATTGGCCCGGATAATCTCTTGAGTTTTCCGGTTTGTATAGACAAGATAGCAGGGTATCTGATTGCGCCAAGTCGTTTGTTCCGCCACAGGATAAATCGGATTTACTAGCGGGAAATTGCGGGAATTCGAATGAGAATCAAAGCTGAAGTAGAGGGGCGTCTCGCTCCCCGGTTGAGGGATGGTTTTTGAGAAATCGATGGTCTTGGCATCGAGACGCGGAGGAGTGCCGGTCTTGAGCCGACCGAGTTCAAATCCCAACTGCCGCAGGCTTTTGGAGAGGCCATAGGCGGCAAATTCACCGGCTCTTCCAGCAGCAAAGCTTTTCTCGCCCACAATGATCCGCCCCGCCAGTGAAGTGCCGGTGGTCAGAACAACAGTCTTTCCCTCATAGACCCAACCCGTGCTGGAAGTGAGCTTGAATATCTGATCAGGACCGTCGGTTACTTTTTGAATATCGTCAATAAGCGCTTGCTTCAAATGAAGATCGGGCTGCCTTTCCAGAGTGTGCTTCATCTCCAGGCCATAGCGTTTTTTATCTGCCTGAGCACGCAGAGCTTGAACGGCCGGCCCCTTGCCGGTGTTCAGCATTCTGATCTGGATAAAAGTTTTATCGATGTTCCGTCCCATCTCTCCACCCAATGCATCGATCTCGCGAACCAGATGCCCCTTGGCTGGCCCTCCGATTGACGGATTGCAGGGCATAAGAGCTATAGTATCGATATTCATGGTCAGGAGAAGAGTTTGGCAACCCATTCTGGAAGCCGCAAGGGCAGCCTCACATCCAGCGTGTCCGGCGCCGACAACGATGACATCGTATATCATGGCATCATCATTCTAACATTATTGAGGGTAACGAAAAAGGTGAAACGAGGTAGACTCATCGCGCCGCCCCTATCGATCACAACCACTCAGAGGGGAATCTTATTCAGGTTGCTTCCAGGCTACTTGTGGCACTCCGTGCCACACTTGCACGTTCAGCAGGGTTTCAGCAGACACACCGTCCCTTCAGGATTGTTGTTGACCTGCCATTCGCATGTGGAATCCAGAGAGGGAATTTCCGCCAGGAAATCAGGAATAAGCTTATCCCAAGAGATATCGCCAGAGACGCCATCCGCCGTGGGCCATTCCCCATTGGTATCATGGTAGCCGGAAATTGCCACCTGTATGGCATCCCTCTGAATCTCGCAAGCAGTTGGAGTCTGGGTAGGAGTTGGAGTCGGCGATTCTGCTGGAGAAGGCGTTGGGATAGCGGTAGCCGAAGGTAATGGCGTATTTGAAGGGGTCGGCGTAGGGGTTTCGGGAGGCATAGTCGAAGGTGTGAGCACAGGACTGGATACGGTTGATATTGGCAAATCATCAGAGTCATTGCACCCTATCGCCAAGATCACTACCACAAGCAAAACAATAACAATGACGGGTTTTTTCATCTCTTCAAACTCCTCAACAGGATCAATATAGTCTATTCTTCATGCCGATGGCCGAGCGGCATAATACTGAAGAAACCCCCAGCAAATCAATTGGCAACAGCCGCCGCAATAGCCACAGCGACGGTGAGAAAAGCGAAAGTGCCATGCCATTTGGCCACTG
It includes:
- the mnmG gene encoding tRNA uridine-5-carboxymethylaminomethyl(34) synthesis enzyme MnmG, with the translated sequence MIYDVIVVGAGHAGCEAALAASRMGCQTLLLTMNIDTIALMPCNPSIGGPAKGHLVREIDALGGEMGRNIDKTFIQIRMLNTGKGPAVQALRAQADKKRYGLEMKHTLERQPDLHLKQALIDDIQKVTDGPDQIFKLTSSTGWVYEGKTVVLTTGTSLAGRIIVGEKSFAAGRAGEFAAYGLSKSLRQLGFELGRLKTGTPPRLDAKTIDFSKTIPQPGSETPLYFSFDSHSNSRNFPLVNPIYPVAEQTTWRNQIPCYLVYTNRKTQEIIRANIHRAPLFNGSIKGTGPRTCPSIEDKIMKFPDKSSHPVFLEPEGWETGEVYMQGGSTSLPEDVQLAMIHSIPALEHAEMIRFGYAIEYDFAPPSQILSTLETKQIEGLFFAGQINGTTGYEEAAGQGLIAGINAALKLKGRPPLIIRRDQAYIGVMIDDLVTKELTEPYRLLTSRAEHRLLLRHDNADLRLSPIGYELGLIDRARYEAVEAKRNAIAADLERLSKTYLVAEKLVDQVQACGLPPVGHNVSALEFLRRTEVNYQILARLGYGNPNLSPDCVEQVEIEAKYQGYIERQHALVRKMQRIDDRRLPDWFDYALITGLRFEARQKLARFRPQTLGQ